One stretch of Prionailurus viverrinus isolate Anna chromosome C1, UM_Priviv_1.0, whole genome shotgun sequence DNA includes these proteins:
- the CDK5R2 gene encoding cyclin-dependent kinase 5 activator 2, with amino-acid sequence MGTVLSLSPASSAKGRRPGGLPEEKKKAPPAGDEALGGYGAPPAGKGGKGESRLKRPSVLISALTWKRLVAASAKKKKGSKKVTPKPASTGPDPLVQQRNRENLLRKGRDPPDGGGATKPLAVPVPTVPAAAATCEPPSGGSGAAPPPGSGGGKPPPPPPPAPQAAPPVPGGSPRRVIVQASTGELLRCLGDFVCRRCYRLKELSPGELVGWFRGVDRSLLLQGWQDQAFITPANLVFVYLLCRESLRGDELASAAELQAAFLTCLYLAYSYMGNEISYPLKPFLVEPDKERFWQRCLRLIQRLSPQMLRLNADPHFFTQVFQDLKNEGEAAAGAGGPPSGGAPAAPSSSSAARDSCATGAKHWTMNLDR; translated from the coding sequence ATGGGCACGGTGCTGTCTCTATCCCCCGCCTCTTCGGCCAAGGGCCGGAGGCCCGGCGGGCTGCCCGAAGAGAAGAAGAAAGCGCCGCCCGCGGGGGACGAGGCGCTGGGGGGCTACGGGGCGCCGCCAGCAGGCAAGGGCGGCAAAGGCGAGAGCCGGCTCAAGCGGCCGTCAGTGCTCATCTCGGCGCTGACCTGGAAGCGCCTGGTGGCCGCATCTGCCAAGAAGAAGAAAGGCAGCAAGAAGGTGACGCCCAAGCCGGCATCCACTGGCCCTGACCCCCTGGTCCAGCAACGCAACCGCGAGAACCTTCTCCGCAAGGGTCGGGATCCCCCCGACGGCGGCGGCGCCACCAAGCCACTGGCGGTGCCGGTGCCCACCGTGCCCGCGGCCGCTGCCACCTGCGAGCCGCCGTCGGGGGGCAGCGGGGCCGCCCCGCCGCCGGGTTCCGGTGGGGGCAAGCCTCCACCGccgccacccccagccccgcagGCGGCGCCGCCGGTGCCTGGCGGCTCGCCGCGGCGGGTCATCGTGCAGGCGTCCACCGGCGAGCTGCTGCGCTGCCTGGGCGATTTCGTGTGCCGACGCTGCTACCGCCTCAAGGAGCTGAGCCCGGGCGAGCTGGTGGGCTGGTTCCGCGGAGTGGACCGCTCGCTGCTGCTGCAGGGCTGGCAAGACCAGGCCTTCATTACGCCCGCCAACCTGGTGTTCGTGTACCTGCTGTGCCGCGAGTCGTTGCGCGGGGATGAGCTGGCGTCGGCCGCCGAGCTGCAGGCCGCCTTCCTCACCTGCCTCTACCTCGCCTACTCCTACATGGGCAACGAGATCTCATACCCGCTCAAGCCCTTCCTCGTGGAGCCCGACAAGGAGCGCTTCTGGCAACGCTGCCTGCGCCTCATCCAGCGGCTCAGCCCCCAGATGCTGCGGCTCAACGCCGACCCCCACTTCTTCACGCAGGTCTTTCAAGACCTCAAGAACGAGGGCGAGGCCGCCGCCGGCGCCGGGGGTCCACCCAGCGGGGGCGCGCCcgcagccccctcctcctcctcggccGCCAGGGACAGCTGCGCGACCGGAGCCAAGCACTGGACTATGAACCTGGACCGCTAA